In one Bacteroidota bacterium genomic region, the following are encoded:
- a CDS encoding DUF4286 family protein, which translates to MILYNVTVNVEDSVHAEWFSWMKQIHIPEVMATGKFAGWKMYKILTRQPDESGVTYSIQYFAKNMEDYNTYQRDHAPALQLKTMQKYGEKLMAFRTVLETV; encoded by the coding sequence ATGATACTATATAATGTTACAGTAAACGTAGAAGACAGCGTACACGCCGAATGGTTTTCGTGGATGAAACAAATACACATACCCGAGGTAATGGCTACAGGTAAATTTGCCGGTTGGAAAATGTACAAGATACTTACCCGCCAACCCGATGAAAGCGGTGTAACGTACAGCATACAATATTTTGCAAAAAACATGGAGGATTACAATACCTACCAACGCGACCATGCTCCGGCTTTGCAATTAAAAACCATGCAGAAGTACGGCGAAAAGCTAATGGCTTTCCGCACCGTGCTTGAAACCGTGTAA
- a CDS encoding MerR family transcriptional regulator: MSRFAIKDIECITGIKAHTLRIWEQRYNLVVPKRTDTNIRYYDDDDLRFILNVSILNNYGIKISEIAKMSRDKIREMVLLVSEKDSPHSAQIKSLISAMFSLDEQGFNNILSSNILKLGLEDTITQVVFPFLHQIGVLWMTEAVHPAHEHFITNLIRQKLYVAIDAQTGKQNPDGKKFLLFLPEGETHEIGLLFANYFLRARGHKVVYLGQNLPYGDLGRLFDFYGPDYVLSSITSSLAEQGVQEFVNKLSKCWPDTTILLTGYMVLNNDDLCFPSNVQVLKDITHLGELVDAIPVR; encoded by the coding sequence ATGTCAAGGTTCGCAATTAAAGATATAGAATGCATAACAGGCATCAAAGCCCACACCCTGCGCATTTGGGAGCAGCGGTACAATCTTGTGGTGCCCAAACGTACGGATACCAACATACGGTACTACGATGATGATGATCTGCGCTTTATTCTAAATGTTTCTATACTTAACAACTACGGCATAAAGATTTCTGAAATCGCAAAAATGTCTCGCGATAAAATACGCGAGATGGTACTGTTGGTTTCAGAAAAAGATTCACCGCACTCCGCACAGATTAAATCCCTTATCTCAGCTATGTTCAGTTTGGATGAGCAAGGGTTTAATAACATACTGTCGTCAAACATTTTAAAGCTGGGACTAGAAGATACCATTACCCAAGTGGTGTTTCCGTTTCTGCACCAGATTGGTGTGTTGTGGATGACTGAGGCAGTGCACCCCGCCCACGAGCATTTTATTACCAACCTTATCCGTCAAAAATTGTACGTGGCCATTGATGCCCAAACGGGGAAGCAAAATCCCGACGGAAAGAAATTTCTTTTGTTTTTGCCTGAGGGTGAAACCCACGAGATAGGTTTGCTGTTTGCCAATTACTTTTTGCGCGCCAGAGGACACAAAGTGGTGTACTTAGGCCAAAATTTACCTTACGGTGATTTGGGCAGGTTGTTTGATTTTTACGGGCCGGATTACGTATTGTCGTCTATCACCTCTTCGTTGGCTGAGCAAGGAGTGCAGGAGTTTGTAAACAAACTTTCTAAGTGCTGGCCCGATACAACCATATTACTTACTGGCTATATGGTGCTTAACAACGATGACCTTTGTTTCCCCTCTAATGTGCAGGTGCTAAAAGACATTACCCACCTTGGTGAATTGGTGGATGCCATCCCTGTGCGCTAA
- a CDS encoding histidine phosphatase family protein, producing MADKKTIYITRHGETEFNRLGIIQGSGVDSELNETGRLQAQLFYNHYKDTAFDKVYTSALQRTYQSVQQFIEELRIPYEQLPELNEIRWGDYEGKAGNPYWREEYLKMIGEWERGNLEHRVPNGENPLELQQRQRKALNHIMQYESEQTVLICMHGRALKSFLCLLTETPLEQMERFSHRNLGLYILEYENGRYTIVKENCGNHLQSA from the coding sequence ATGGCTGATAAAAAAACAATTTACATTACCCGACACGGAGAAACAGAGTTTAACAGGTTAGGAATTATACAAGGCAGCGGGGTTGACAGCGAGTTAAACGAAACAGGCCGCCTGCAAGCACAGTTGTTTTATAACCACTACAAAGATACTGCTTTTGATAAGGTGTACACCTCAGCATTGCAGCGCACGTATCAAAGTGTGCAACAGTTTATTGAGGAGTTGCGCATACCCTATGAACAACTGCCCGAGTTGAATGAGATACGCTGGGGAGATTATGAGGGCAAGGCTGGAAACCCGTATTGGAGGGAAGAATATTTGAAGATGATTGGTGAATGGGAACGCGGTAATCTTGAACACCGTGTACCCAACGGCGAAAACCCATTGGAGCTGCAACAAAGGCAACGCAAGGCTTTGAACCACATTATGCAATACGAAAGCGAACAAACGGTGTTGATTTGTATGCACGGACGTGCGCTGAAAAGTTTTTTGTGCCTGCTTACCGAAACACCGTTGGAACAAATGGAACGGTTTAGCCACAGAAACCTTGGTTTATACATACTTGAGTACGAAAACGGACGTTATACTATTGTGAAGGAAAATTGTGGTAATCACCTACAAAGTGCCTGA
- a CDS encoding isochorismate synthase, which translates to MPAKLKFNPAGYKQQGHSFALYKLPASAVVQGIVCAQPSTFSYLQVEQGQTGFAFVPFETGEAVFLSGEEISDVDTSTQTSISDYYLADGQLPLETEVGYVTNVANGVASIRQGAMDKVVLGRNTMLATPQGFCPLQFFNTLCSQYPEAFVSLVSIKGIGTWIGATPERLLKVTPDKLTTVALAGTQLKDQAQWSEKESEEQLWVVRYIEEILNEYQATQVDVAARRKIQNGPLEHLYTEISFKKEGVNNAALAAHLLPRLHPTPAVCGLPKQKAMQYILANENYQRSYYAGFLGPVNCGDETNLFVNLRCMQITNAGMVAYAGAGITKDSVPEMELAETENKLNNLKKFL; encoded by the coding sequence ATGCCCGCAAAGTTGAAATTTAATCCTGCTGGATATAAACAACAGGGACACAGTTTTGCCTTGTATAAACTACCCGCATCAGCGGTGGTACAAGGGATAGTGTGTGCTCAACCATCAACGTTTTCATACCTCCAAGTTGAGCAAGGACAAACGGGTTTTGCCTTTGTACCGTTTGAGACTGGGGAAGCTGTTTTTCTTTCGGGTGAAGAGATAAGTGATGTGGATACATCTACCCAAACAAGCATAAGTGATTATTACTTGGCCGACGGGCAATTGCCGCTTGAAACAGAGGTCGGATATGTAACCAACGTTGCCAATGGGGTAGCGTCAATCCGCCAAGGAGCAATGGATAAAGTGGTGTTGGGACGCAATACCATGCTTGCTACACCGCAAGGATTTTGCCCCTTGCAGTTTTTCAATACCCTTTGCAGTCAATACCCCGAAGCGTTTGTGTCGTTGGTGAGTATTAAAGGTATTGGTACTTGGATAGGAGCAACGCCTGAGCGGTTGCTAAAAGTTACCCCTGATAAACTAACCACAGTGGCGTTGGCTGGTACACAACTGAAAGACCAAGCACAATGGAGCGAGAAAGAGAGTGAAGAGCAGCTTTGGGTGGTGCGTTATATTGAAGAAATACTTAACGAATACCAAGCTACCCAAGTTGATGTTGCTGCACGGCGCAAAATACAAAACGGACCGTTGGAGCATTTGTATACCGAAATCAGTTTTAAAAAAGAGGGAGTTAATAATGCTGCGTTAGCGGCTCATTTATTACCCCGACTGCACCCAACACCTGCCGTGTGCGGGTTGCCCAAGCAAAAGGCCATGCAATATATATTGGCTAACGAAAACTACCAACGCAGTTACTATGCAGGCTTTTTAGGCCCGGTAAATTGCGGTGATGAAACCAACTTGTTTGTAAACCTGCGTTGTATGCAAATTACCAATGCAGGTATGGTGGCCTATGCCGGAGCCGGTATTACCAAAGACTCTGTGCCTGAAATGGAGCTTGCCGAAACGGAAAACAAATTGAACAACCTGAAAAAATTTTTATAA
- a CDS encoding TIGR01777 family protein: MKHILITGGSGLVGSALTSFLTQKGYTVSHLGRRENLNGPVKTYRWDYKTDEIDVRAFDGVDVVINLAGASVAGGRWTSAYKKEIYDSRVLSTRLLYETIKNNKLAVKKVISASATGYYGDSLSLVDESTPPSKDFLSQVCADWENEAQKIESLGTSLTILRIGIVLSPNGGFVPEMAKPIKMGFGTVLGNGKQQISWIHIDDLCGIVLKAITEEGFTGPYNCVTPNPTTNAQATKLFAKLLGKPLWLPNAPAFALKIILGGMSYELLVNHNVSAKKVADAGYKFIYTDFETALKAALTNS; this comes from the coding sequence ATGAAACACATACTTATAACCGGCGGCTCAGGATTGGTGGGCAGTGCCCTTACATCTTTTTTAACTCAGAAAGGGTACACCGTATCACACTTAGGGCGCAGGGAAAACCTGAACGGGCCTGTTAAAACATACCGTTGGGATTATAAGACAGATGAAATTGATGTAAGAGCGTTTGATGGGGTAGATGTTGTTATAAACCTTGCCGGTGCCAGTGTGGCAGGCGGCAGGTGGACAAGTGCCTACAAAAAAGAGATTTACGACAGCCGTGTACTCTCTACCCGTTTGTTGTATGAAACCATAAAAAACAACAAGTTGGCGGTAAAAAAAGTAATATCAGCATCGGCTACGGGATATTATGGTGATAGCCTTTCATTGGTGGATGAAAGCACCCCACCGTCAAAAGATTTTTTATCGCAAGTGTGTGCTGATTGGGAAAACGAAGCTCAAAAAATAGAAAGTCTTGGCACATCCCTTACTATTTTGAGAATAGGGATTGTATTGTCGCCCAACGGAGGATTTGTACCTGAAATGGCAAAGCCTATAAAAATGGGTTTCGGTACTGTGTTGGGTAACGGTAAACAGCAAATAAGCTGGATACACATCGACGATTTGTGTGGTATTGTGTTAAAAGCCATTACTGAAGAAGGATTTACAGGGCCGTACAACTGTGTAACACCCAACCCTACCACCAATGCCCAAGCCACCAAACTATTTGCAAAGTTGCTTGGCAAACCTTTGTGGCTACCCAATGCACCTGCATTTGCACTAAAAATTATTTTAGGCGGCATGAGTTACGAACTGCTGGTAAATCACAATGTATCGGCAAAAAAAGTAGCAGATGCGGGTTATAAATTTATATATACTGATTTTGAAACGGCGCTAAAGGCAGCATTAACCAACAGTTGA
- a CDS encoding flippase-like domain-containing protein, translating into MILIFLGLGKRLPHLFVKDTKKIQSWLINGAFAVLAAVSLYYAFAGKDLQALGAELKNADYIWVIPVLCSSLLGSSARALRWQLLLEPVAHKPSFGQSFFALMYGYFVNIGTPRVGELSRCISLQETAKIPFAKSFGTVFTERAVDLVCLLLCVALAFGLQAAFLGDFFNIHIFTPINDKTGGKAVYIFTGLVVAGIIGLVTLLFIARRLKKLNAANKLVLFIRGIIEGLVSIFSLKKPLLFLLYTALIWFSYFLTSYLWFFAFDATQNLTVAAAFTVMAVGAIAKSLPIQAGGAGLYHFLVGQLLIMYSINGVNTLAYATLNHGTQLVYNTVLGIIALIWLFTSKRSGIKS; encoded by the coding sequence ATAATTCTTATATTTTTGGGCCTTGGCAAACGGTTGCCGCATTTGTTTGTGAAGGATACTAAAAAAATTCAATCGTGGCTCATTAATGGAGCGTTTGCAGTATTGGCTGCCGTATCGCTGTACTATGCCTTTGCAGGCAAAGACTTGCAAGCTTTAGGGGCTGAACTTAAAAACGCTGATTACATTTGGGTGATTCCTGTGCTATGCTCTAGCCTGTTGGGCAGTTCAGCACGTGCTTTGCGCTGGCAGTTGTTGCTTGAGCCTGTGGCGCACAAACCCTCGTTTGGTCAATCGTTTTTTGCACTTATGTACGGTTATTTTGTAAACATAGGCACCCCGCGTGTGGGCGAATTAAGCCGTTGTATATCGTTGCAAGAAACTGCCAAAATACCTTTTGCCAAGAGCTTTGGCACTGTGTTTACCGAACGTGCCGTTGATTTGGTGTGCTTATTACTTTGCGTAGCCCTTGCCTTCGGTCTTCAAGCTGCCTTTTTGGGTGATTTTTTTAATATCCACATTTTTACCCCCATAAATGATAAAACAGGCGGTAAAGCGGTTTATATCTTTACAGGATTGGTAGTAGCCGGTATCATAGGCTTAGTGACTTTGCTTTTTATTGCCCGCAGGCTTAAGAAGCTAAATGCTGCCAACAAATTAGTGCTGTTTATCAGGGGAATTATTGAGGGACTGGTGAGTATTTTCAGCCTTAAAAAGCCGTTGTTGTTTTTGCTTTATACAGCATTGATATGGTTCAGCTATTTCTTAACCAGTTATTTGTGGTTTTTTGCCTTTGATGCTACCCAAAACCTTACCGTTGCTGCTGCATTTACAGTAATGGCTGTGGGGGCTATTGCCAAATCATTGCCCATACAGGCAGGCGGTGCAGGCTTATATCACTTTTTGGTGGGGCAGTTATTGATAATGTACAGCATAAACGGGGTAAACACACTTGCCTACGCCACGCTTAACCACGGTACTCAATTAGTGTATAATACGGTATTGGGCATTATTGCCCTTATATGGTTGTTTACGTCTAAACGCAGCGGAATTAAAAGCTGA
- a CDS encoding thioredoxin family protein, producing the protein MESHTKTPITRAHVKDGFSYEEYRLMGKDLLSQNKTTGPDQSEKFLNYSKLNDQRMDRLDKTVVINDELKALIKNIKRPMVWVVLTELWCGDAAQNLPAFAKMAAVKNGRIWLSLSLRDENPELMDAYLTNGSRSIPKLIALDSETMEELFVWGPRPKSAQQIMLDYKAAGSPADVDYKKDIQVWYIKNHTEELQQEFAALLKPYTE; encoded by the coding sequence ATGGAATCTCACACTAAAACACCCATCACCCGCGCACACGTTAAAGACGGTTTTTCGTACGAAGAATACAGGCTGATGGGTAAGGATTTGTTAAGTCAGAATAAAACCACCGGCCCCGACCAAAGCGAAAAATTCTTAAACTACAGCAAGTTGAATGACCAACGCATGGACAGGCTGGATAAAACGGTGGTGATTAATGATGAATTGAAGGCGTTGATTAAAAACATAAAACGCCCGATGGTGTGGGTAGTACTTACTGAGTTGTGGTGCGGCGATGCGGCACAAAACTTACCTGCCTTTGCTAAAATGGCTGCGGTGAAAAACGGCAGAATATGGTTGTCGTTATCGCTAAGGGATGAAAACCCTGAGTTGATGGACGCCTACCTTACAAATGGCAGCAGGTCGATACCAAAACTAATAGCACTGGACTCAGAAACGATGGAAGAGTTGTTTGTGTGGGGACCACGCCCCAAAAGTGCACAGCAAATAATGCTGGATTACAAAGCAGCAGGCTCACCCGCTGATGTAGATTATAAAAAAGACATACAGGTATGGTACATTAAAAACCATACTGAGGAGCTGCAACAAGAGTTTGCCGCGCTGCTAAAACCTTATACCGAATAA
- a CDS encoding DUF4249 domain-containing protein: MIKLKVVVANITALLVCLSFAACEQDATNVDIPVIEPKLVVQSFISPQDTLIKVFVSLTRPVYNGNINNNGWITDADVKISDGLTTKQLLFDGLSGTKYTLHTSQMSIVAGKTYTLMVNTKDGRSAKATCTVPYPADTASLTYKWDTTANRDDNVGQITRTVKLNMSWNDIAGGVNYYRAGSFVRMVETNGTPEETLQTMYGPSYSDLQTDKNKDGQKIAMNDLSAEVYEQIGGTVMGFSFRPIGIRVYLLSCDENYYKYHKTAVNNGGDPFSEPTLVFSNVQGGLGCFGAYNEHVKIISF, encoded by the coding sequence ATGATTAAATTAAAAGTAGTTGTAGCTAATATTACCGCACTATTGGTTTGCCTAAGTTTTGCAGCCTGCGAACAAGATGCAACCAATGTGGATATACCCGTAATTGAGCCTAAATTGGTGGTGCAAAGCTTTATATCACCCCAAGATACATTGATAAAAGTATTTGTTAGCCTTACAAGGCCTGTATATAACGGCAACATAAATAACAACGGTTGGATTACAGACGCCGATGTAAAAATTTCGGACGGCTTAACTACCAAGCAACTTTTGTTTGACGGGCTATCGGGTACCAAGTACACGCTTCATACCTCGCAAATGTCTATTGTGGCGGGTAAAACCTATACCCTGATGGTTAATACAAAAGACGGCCGCAGTGCAAAAGCTACCTGCACTGTGCCTTATCCTGCCGATACTGCGTCGTTAACTTATAAATGGGATACCACTGCAAACAGGGACGATAATGTTGGGCAAATAACACGAACAGTGAAGTTGAATATGAGTTGGAATGATATAGCCGGAGGAGTTAATTATTACAGAGCAGGGTCGTTTGTACGTATGGTTGAAACCAACGGAACACCTGAAGAAACCTTACAAACTATGTATGGCCCTTCGTACAGCGATTTGCAAACGGATAAAAACAAAGACGGGCAAAAAATAGCGATGAATGATTTATCGGCTGAGGTGTATGAACAAATAGGCGGAACGGTTATGGGTTTTTCATTCAGGCCGATAGGTATAAGAGTGTATTTACTATCGTGTGACGAAAACTACTACAAGTACCACAAAACAGCTGTGAATAACGGTGGCGACCCGTTTTCTGAACCAACACTGGTATTTAGCAACGTGCAAGGAGGCTTAGGCTGCTTTGGCGCCTACAACGAGCATGTGAAAATAATCAGCTTTTAA
- a CDS encoding ABC transporter ATP-binding protein — MLLQINNLSLSLTTDNGIFDALKGISLAVDAQQCTAVVGESGSGKTLTSLAVMGLLPKQAVHTISGELLFSSPTKGTIDLLKLQPHEWRELRGKEIAMIFQEPMTALNPVYTCGKQLFENIAVGNKLGKKAIKQIAFDLLDEVKLHERERILSSYPHQLSGGQRQRVMIAMALAQNPALLIADEPTTALDVTVQASIIQLLKELQQKRGLGILFISHDLGLVKSIAHQVTVMYKGKVMENNSAQEIFASPQNIYTQALLKCSPAANPNASVLPVLKDFFDDTPQGLVKKEFIAPAPVTKKMLSKEPAIRISNLCVEYGNDGGFSFFKKKTGKKVLDNVSLEIYKGETLAVVGESGSGKTTLGMSILQTTRITAGTIEYDGLSVSLKNYKARKAFRKHFQLVFQDPYSSLNPRISIGKQIEEAVRNFNPDKNSRTRTIELLQMVGMDEAAYNKYPHEFSGGQRQRICIARALAPQPQFLVLDEAVSALDVSVQAQVLNLLKKLQQELGLTYFFITHDLNVARFSADRIVVVQHGKLVELQTTQELFNSPQSDYTKQLLGAMH; from the coding sequence ATGCTGCTGCAAATCAATAATCTTTCACTGTCGCTCACCACTGATAACGGTATTTTTGATGCCCTTAAAGGCATTAGTCTTGCTGTTGATGCCCAACAATGCACGGCAGTGGTAGGCGAAAGCGGTAGTGGTAAAACGCTTACTTCGCTGGCGGTGATGGGCTTATTGCCCAAGCAAGCAGTGCATACCATCAGCGGCGAATTACTTTTTTCATCGCCCACAAAAGGCACTATTGATTTGCTAAAACTGCAACCGCACGAATGGCGCGAATTGCGAGGCAAAGAAATTGCCATGATTTTTCAGGAGCCGATGACGGCTTTGAACCCTGTTTATACTTGCGGCAAACAACTGTTTGAAAACATAGCTGTAGGTAATAAGCTGGGTAAAAAGGCAATTAAACAAATTGCTTTTGATTTGCTGGACGAGGTAAAACTACACGAACGTGAACGCATATTATCATCGTACCCGCACCAGTTATCGGGCGGACAACGCCAACGGGTGATGATAGCCATGGCATTGGCGCAAAACCCAGCCTTGTTGATAGCCGATGAACCCACAACAGCGTTGGATGTTACGGTGCAAGCATCTATTATCCAACTGCTGAAAGAGCTACAACAAAAACGCGGGTTGGGTATTTTATTCATCTCCCACGATTTGGGATTGGTGAAATCCATTGCCCACCAAGTAACGGTAATGTACAAGGGCAAGGTGATGGAAAATAACTCGGCACAGGAGATTTTTGCCTCACCCCAAAATATTTATACCCAAGCACTGCTAAAATGCAGCCCCGCAGCCAATCCCAACGCAAGCGTACTGCCTGTTTTAAAAGACTTTTTTGATGATACCCCGCAAGGGTTGGTGAAAAAGGAGTTTATAGCTCCCGCACCCGTAACCAAAAAAATGCTATCCAAAGAGCCTGCCATCCGTATTAGTAATTTATGTGTGGAGTATGGTAACGATGGGGGCTTTAGTTTCTTTAAAAAGAAGACCGGCAAAAAGGTGCTGGATAACGTTTCGCTGGAAATATACAAAGGTGAAACGCTAGCCGTTGTGGGTGAAAGCGGTAGCGGAAAAACCACGCTGGGCATGAGCATTTTGCAAACTACCCGCATTACCGCAGGTACTATTGAGTACGATGGTTTAAGTGTATCGCTAAAGAACTATAAAGCCCGCAAAGCATTTAGAAAACATTTTCAGTTGGTGTTTCAAGACCCGTATTCGTCATTAAATCCGCGCATCAGCATTGGGAAACAGATTGAGGAAGCCGTACGGAATTTTAACCCCGATAAAAACAGCCGAACCCGCACTATTGAGTTACTGCAAATGGTGGGCATGGATGAGGCTGCGTATAACAAATATCCGCATGAGTTTTCAGGCGGGCAACGCCAGCGCATTTGCATAGCCCGCGCACTTGCTCCCCAACCGCAGTTTTTGGTGCTTGACGAAGCAGTATCAGCACTGGATGTATCGGTACAGGCGCAAGTTTTGAACCTTTTGAAAAAACTGCAACAAGAACTTGGTCTGACGTATTTTTTTATCACCCACGATTTAAATGTAGCCCGTTTTAGTGCCGACCGCATTGTGGTGGTGCAACACGGCAAACTGGTAGAATTACAAACCACCCAAGAGTTATTCAATTCTCCCCAATCGGATTATACCAAACAATTATTAGGAGCGATGCATTAA
- a CDS encoding deoxyribodipyrimidine photo-lyase — MGTEISVFWFRRDLRLADNAGLYHALKSGLPVLPVFIFDRNILDKLEDKADKRLMFIHQALQHIKAELEEMGSTLQVFYGTPQDVWKDLTRTYSIKKVFTNHDYEPYANERDKQVGDFLETTGVSFHTYKDQVIFERDEVLKPNGTPYTVFTPYSKVWKNKLNDFYLKAYPTERYFENFIKTPPARLMPIEELGFLPTDASFPPTVVSQELIKNYANTRDIPGIHGTSRLSVHYRFGTVSIREKAAKAHLLSEKYFNELIWREFYMSILHHYLHVIGNSFKREFDAIQWSNDEELFKRWCEGKTGYPLVDAGMRELNETGYMHNRVRMVVASFLTKHLLIDWRWGEAYFAQKLLDFELASNNGGWQWAAGCGVDAAPYFRVFNPELQLQRFDPQGVYVRRWVPEFGTPLYPRPIVDHKAARERCLQVYQVALKGQKGILV; from the coding sequence ATGGGAACAGAAATAAGTGTGTTTTGGTTTCGGCGTGATTTACGATTGGCAGATAACGCAGGGTTGTATCATGCCTTAAAATCGGGGTTGCCGGTATTGCCTGTTTTTATTTTCGACAGAAATATACTAGACAAGCTGGAAGACAAAGCGGATAAGCGGTTGATGTTTATTCATCAAGCCTTACAGCATATAAAAGCGGAGTTAGAAGAAATGGGCAGCACCCTGCAAGTGTTTTACGGTACTCCGCAAGATGTTTGGAAGGACTTGACCCGCACTTATAGTATTAAAAAAGTATTCACCAACCACGATTACGAGCCTTATGCCAACGAGCGGGATAAGCAGGTAGGCGACTTTCTGGAAACAACAGGGGTTTCGTTTCATACCTACAAAGACCAAGTAATTTTTGAGAGGGATGAAGTGCTAAAACCCAACGGCACTCCCTATACAGTGTTTACCCCGTACAGTAAGGTTTGGAAAAATAAACTGAACGATTTTTACCTGAAAGCCTACCCAACTGAACGTTACTTCGAAAATTTTATAAAAACACCACCTGCACGGCTAATGCCGATAGAAGAGCTTGGGTTTTTGCCAACTGACGCTTCGTTTCCGCCAACGGTAGTTTCTCAAGAGTTGATTAAAAACTATGCTAACACCCGCGATATACCGGGCATTCACGGCACTTCAAGACTAAGTGTGCATTACAGGTTCGGAACAGTAAGCATTAGAGAGAAGGCTGCCAAGGCACACCTTTTAAGCGAAAAGTACTTTAACGAGCTTATATGGCGCGAGTTTTACATGAGCATTTTGCACCATTACCTACACGTAATCGGTAACTCGTTTAAGCGTGAGTTTGATGCGATACAATGGAGCAATGATGAAGAGCTGTTTAAACGCTGGTGCGAGGGGAAAACAGGGTATCCGTTGGTAGATGCAGGGATGCGTGAGCTGAATGAAACGGGATATATGCACAACCGTGTGCGTATGGTGGTGGCCAGCTTTTTAACCAAACATTTATTGATAGACTGGCGCTGGGGCGAGGCCTACTTTGCACAAAAGCTGCTTGATTTTGAACTGGCAAGTAACAACGGCGGCTGGCAGTGGGCGGCAGGCTGCGGCGTAGATGCTGCGCCGTATTTCCGTGTGTTTAACCCTGAATTGCAACTGCAAAGATTTGACCCGCAAGGGGTGTATGTGCGTCGCTGGGTGCCTGAATTCGGCACACCGTTATATCCCCGCCCGATTGTTGACCACAAGGCTGCACGTGAACGTTGTTTACAGGTATATCAAGTAGCACTAAAAGGGCAAAAGGGTATTTTGGTTTAA
- a CDS encoding hotdog fold thioesterase, translating to MTTKYKLDATTPLEQLNALNKGTMAEHIGIEYVELTEDYLKARMPVDHRTWQPLKMLNGGASLALAETVGSMAANLVIDRNEYVALGLDINANHLKAAMTGYVYGTARPYHVGKSTQVWEIRIEDEEGNLTCISRLTMSNVKINGEAKYARKVEI from the coding sequence ATGACAACAAAGTATAAACTAGACGCCACCACACCGCTTGAGCAACTAAACGCTTTGAACAAGGGTACAATGGCTGAACATATTGGGATTGAATACGTTGAACTGACCGAAGATTACCTGAAAGCCCGTATGCCGGTTGACCATCGCACTTGGCAGCCCCTAAAGATGCTGAACGGCGGAGCCAGCCTTGCCCTTGCTGAAACAGTGGGCAGTATGGCCGCCAATCTTGTGATTGACCGCAACGAGTACGTGGCATTAGGATTGGATATTAATGCCAACCATCTAAAGGCCGCAATGACAGGATATGTATATGGCACCGCCCGCCCGTACCACGTGGGCAAAAGCACCCAAGTGTGGGAAATACGTATAGAGGATGAGGAGGGCAACTTAACGTGTATCAGCAGACTTACCATGTCAAACGTGAAGATTAACGGAGAGGCTAAATATGCCCGCAAAGTTGAAATTTAA